The following coding sequences lie in one Phaeodactylum tricornutum CCAP 1055/1 chromosome 12, whole genome shotgun sequence genomic window:
- a CDS encoding predicted protein produces the protein MKVAIAALLLVAAAECEAFPATTTMQMPTNRRNVLVASSFFGGMFGGSDEPAKAKLSGNLGTTNEVTKVVNGMKQRRLGGSDILVSELGLGTQRWVSTDYNAPDEKEVFEFMDKAILKNGVNLLDTAEQYPIPSDGKTSSDGDTERVIGKWMKERRVDRESVVIATKITGGRNITPRNIKLDCEGSLKRLGTDYIDVYQLHWPQRYSPQSNWGQSLAYNIENDSNLYWRGRGGPTSFEELCMSMEGLIQEGKIRGWGLCNDNAYGLTACTSTARSLGTTPPCSIQGDFSILDRKSEENGVAEAASPFNENVGFMSYNSLAGGMLTGKYMDIPAALDDLDNPERAKKNLQNPRGRMDTRGWGSTLYRYRSEAALEAIQEYARIAEKYKMPLTELSLRWCRQRSLITTTLVGHTSMKQLEESLKYFTIKEPLSKEVMWEIDVVHMRNRLPLFSNENVGRDWYGEGEIGEPIP, from the exons ATGAAAGTTGCAATAGCGGCTCTTCTTCTGGTGGCAGCGGCGGAATGCGAAGCATTTCCTGCAACGACCACAATGCAAATGCCAACTAATCGGCGGAATGTACTGGTTGCATCTTCGTTCTTTGGTGGTATGTTTGGCGGAAGCGACGAGCCCGCAAAGGCGAAGCTTTCCGGTAACTTAGGGACAACTAACGAAGTCACAAAAGTTGTGAATGGAATGAAGCAGCGTCGGTTGGGAGGTTCGGACATTTTAGTGTCGGAGCTTGGACTTGGAACTCAGCGCTGGGTGTCTACGGATTACAATGCACccgacgaaaaagaagttTTTGAATTTATGGACAA AGCTATCTTGAAGAATGGTGTAAATCTTTTGGATACTGCTGAACAATACCCAATTCCATCAGATGGCAAGACCTCTTCAGATGGAGATACCGAACGCGTGATTGGTAAATGGATGAAAGAGCGAAGAGTTGATCGCGAGAGTGTTGTGATTGCTACGAAGATAACCGGGGGGCGCAATATTACCCCAAGAAATATAAAACTCGACT GCGAGGGAAGTCTTAAACGTCTTGGAACTGATTACATAGATGTGTACCAACTGCATTGGCCGCAGCGTTACTCGCCGCAATCTAATTGGGGTCAATCCCTGGCGTACAACATTGAAAACGATTCAAATTTGTACTGGCGAGGGAGGGGAGGCCCCACATCGTTTGAAGAGTTATGTATGAGTATGGAAGGCCTAATTCAAGAAGGGAAAATACGTGGTTGGGGACTTTGCAACGACAACGCGTATGGTTTGACGGCATGCACTAGCACAGCTCGATCCTTAGGTACAACCCCGCCTTGTTCTATTCAAGGCGACTTCAGCATCCTCGATCGCAAAAGCGAAGAGAACGGAGTTGCCGAAGCGGCTTCGCCTTTTAATGAAAACGTAGGCTTCATGTCGTATAATTCCTTAGCTGGGGGAATGCTGACTGGAAAGTATATGGACATACCAGCGGCGCTTGACGACCTAGATAATCCAGAGAGGGCAAAGAAAAACTTACAGAACCCGCGAGGTCGGATGGACACACGAGGATGGGGAAGTACGCTGTATCGTTACCGAAGCGAAGCAGCGCTGGAGGCTATCCAAGAATATGCTAGAATTGCTGAGAAATACAAGATGCCTTTGACGGAGCTCTCGCTACGATGGTGCCGTCAACGCTCCTTAATTACCACCACCCTGGTTGGTCACACTAGCATGAAGCAGCTTGAGGAAAGCCTGAAATATTTTACTATCAAAGAACCGTTGTCGAAAGAAGTAATGTGGGAAATCGATGTGGTTCATATGCGCAATCGCCTACCTTTATTCTCAAACGAAAACGTTGGAAGAGACTGGTATGGCGAAGGCGAGATTGGAGAACCCATTCCTTAA
- a CDS encoding predicted protein, producing MATDICTRRLTKELRALQKDPIRDPKITVAPNESNLLEMHYVIEGSKDTEYEGGVYHGKLIFPREYPLKPPGVMMITPSGRFQPGRRLCLSMSDFHPESWNPMWSVSTILTGLYSFMIETKPTLGSIETTARKKRQMAAASLEYNVKHNPHFVKLFPEYVNRYEQERASLSSQPTSESSATSSYSVSTAIRPVDGLVLPQGVIATIAGVVALLSILMAVRFF from the coding sequence ATGGCGACTGACATCTGCACACGGCGGCTAACCAAAGAGCTTCGGGCCTTACAAAAAGACCCTATTCGAGACCCGAAAATAACGGTTGCTCCGAACGAGTCGAACCTACTGGAAATGCACTATGTTATCGAAGGTAGTAAGGATACGGAATACGAAGGTGGCGTATACCACGGAAAATTAATTTTCCCCAGAGAGTATCCACTCAAGCCACCGGGAGTAATGATGATAACTCCGTCGGGACGCTTTCAACCGGGACGGCGCTTGTGTCTGTCCATGTCTGACTTTCATCCGGAGTCGTGGAATCCGATGTGGTCTGTTTCCACCATCCTCACAGGCCTCTATTCATTCATGATTGAAACAAAGCCTACTTTAGGATCGATTGAAACAACGGCGCGAAAAAAGCGACAAATGGCTGCCGCAAGTCTGGAGTACAATGTGAAGCACAATCCACACTTTGTTAAACTTTTCCCAGAATACGTCAATCGGTACGAGCAAGAACGTGCTAGTCTCTCTTCACAACCTACTTCCGAGAGCTCCGCAACCAGTAGCTATAGCGTGTCCACTGCGATCCGACCCGTAGATGGGCTAGTACTTCCGCAAGGCGTTATTGCAACTATTGCCGGGGTCGTGGCCTTGCTTTCCATCCTCATGGCTGTGCGCTTTTTTTGA
- a CDS encoding predicted protein, whose amino-acid sequence MSNGIEVDDYLNSLSTEALQKICLDRGFGLENEGKDFDRDDYLEAARRCVNLENEMNAILAENPELAAELEAEIERMKRAKDQLEIEREQILAEKTLLEQQLKEAGVDMEAAKTEATTFGQKTAGLSTSSVDPQSFEEVFKESIILLYDRVKQDLIFIRKLLRLILEPLQDGIKLVWSYGSSVLER is encoded by the exons ATGTCCAACGGTATAGAAGTCGACGACTACCTAAATTCTCTCTCCACCGAAGCGCTGCAAAAAATTTGTCTGGACCGCGGATTTGGACTTGAAAACGAAGGGAAGGACTTTGATCGGGATGATTATTTGGAAGCTGCACGACGTTGCGTCAACCTTGAAAACGAAATGAACGCGATACTGGCCGAAAATCCCGAGCTGGCAGCTGAGCTAGAGGCAGAAATAGAAAGGATGAAGCGTGCTAAAGACCAATTAGAAATCGAACGCGAGCAAATATTGGCAGAGAAAACGCTACTGGAACAGCAGTTGAAAGAAGCTGGTGTTGATATGGAGGCTGCCAAGACAGAGGCAACAACGTTTGGGCAGAAAACAGCGGGCTTGTCCACGAGTTCGGTAGATCCTCAAAGTTTCGAAGAAGTCTTCAAGGAATCCATCATTCTTTTGTATGATCGTGTCAAGCAAGATCTCATCTTCATTCGAAAGCTACTCCGACTAATTTTGGAGCCTTTGCAAGATGGCATTAAGTTGGTGTGGAG CTATGGAAGCAGTGTGTTGGAAAGGTGA
- a CDS encoding predicted protein produces the protein MLHAMKCRGMLAVRSAARKLSTKSPGPMEADAGPLATRTHHAMTTSLAFLTPIYFLVPDSMTEGLFNKAFGVFLAGNISAHSWIGLNYVATDYVPKVSRALQGPARIVNAGMAIITFVGLARIATSSPGGIKGAVKGLWNPDEKMKMESTGKFKY, from the coding sequence ATGCTTCATGCCATGAAGTGCCGGGGCATGCTTGCTGTGCGATCCGCCGCACGCAAGCTTTCCACAAAATCACCCGGTCCCATGGAAGCTGACGCTGGTCCGTTGGCGACGCGTACACACCACGCCATGACAACGTCGTTAGCATTTTTGACGCCCATATACTTTCTTGTTCCTGATTCTATGACGGAAGGCCTTTTCAATAAGGCCTTTGGCGTCTTTCTTGCGGGAAATATTTCTGCCCACAGTTGGATCGGTCTTAACTACGTTGCGACGGACTATGTTCCTAAGGTGTCGCGCGCCCTCCAGGGACCGGCTCGGATTGTCAATGCTGGCATGGCAATCATCACATTCGTCGGGCTTGCACGAATTGCCACCAGCAGCCCTGGTGGTATCAAAGGCGCTGTTAAGGGGCTATGGAATCCGGATGAAAAGATGAAGATGGAATCAACTGGAAAGTTCAAATACTAA
- a CDS encoding predicted protein has protein sequence MPYQRFPRVEILSIQPQEIKFILSESDTSVANTLRRIMIAEVPTLAIDLVEFHENSTVLNDEYIAHRMGLIPVRYQPAESLKGSDCSDAFLPHRECVCYEHCMRCSVEFELDITYKVTGEEDVLAPLTVTSKDLVSNNELVQPAHFLSQDEQDEAQDEGVAIVKLGPGQRLKLKAIARMGISKEHAKWCPVAVATYRFWPEIHINDEQMATLTLEQKQELVDTCPDRILELDEVTGDIRAVDNAWDICTYTEDLKFAQAAMKKRPEDDDFVTVTQSKDRFIFNVETTGAMDADEILLSAIRVLRNRLNYLAQELENLKDM, from the coding sequence ATGCCATATCAGCGTTTCCCTCGCGTTGAAATCCTTTCTATACAACCTCAAGAAATCAAATTTATCTTGTCGGAAAGCGACACGAGCGTTGCCAATACACTCCGTCGAATTATGATCGCCGAAGTCCCGACGCTTGCAATTGATTTGGTAGAATTTCACGAAAATTCCACCGTCTTGAACGATGAGTACATTGCCCATCGTATGGGTCTGATACCTGTCCGCTATCAGCCTGCGGAAAGCCTAAAGGGCAGCGACTGTTCGGACGCCTTTTTGCCTCACCGTGAATGCGTATGCTATGAACACTGCATGAGATGCTCAGTCGAATTTGAGTTGGATATCACGTACAAAGTGACGGGGGAAGAAGACGTCTTGGCACCACTGACGGTCACTAGTAAAGATCTCGTGTCCAATAACGAACTCGTTCAGCCGGCTCATTTTTTGTCACAAGACGAGCAAGACGAAGCCCAGGACGAAGGCGTCGCGATCGTCAAATTGGGACCAGGGCAGCGCTTGAAATTAAAAGCAATCGCCCGTATGGGAATATCTAAAGAGCATGCCAAGTGGTGTCCGGTTGCGGTGGCAACATACCGCTTCTGGCCCGAGATTCACATTAATGACGAGCAAATGGCAACACTCACTCTTGAACAAAAGCAAGAGCTTGTGGACACATGTCCGGATCGTATTTTGGAGCTTGATGAAGTGACTGGGGACATTCGAGCTGTAGACAATGCCTGGGATATTTGCACATACACGGAAGATCTTAAGTTTGCGCAGGCAGCTATGAAGAAAAGGCCAGAAGATGACGATTTTGTAACGGTGACCCAGTCGAAGGATAGGTTTATCTTCAATGTAGAGACAACTGGCGCTATGGACGCTGACGAAATTCTTTTATCGGCAATTCGAGTACTGCGGAACCGATTGAACTACTTAGCCCAAGAACTCGAGAATTTAAAAGACATGTAA
- a CDS encoding predicted protein: protein DKKFKKKRPRDARIDSAAKVCLAIIRGESCPYGDGCRFSHDMKEFMASRPEDINNKILGSVCPYIELYGYCVYGAMCRLGASHINMSTGENIRKDIDGPKPKPILNTLPKEVQIQLRKKSYPFKHQRYNERGGKNSRETTAPKDTEKVTDDALEPPSNTSAEEGRASSSIDMSPLPDRTRKLIDFSKKVYVAPLTTVGNLPFRRIMKKFGADITCGEMAVATNLLSGQSSEWALLKRHPEEDIFGVQIAAGYPDVFARTCELIENEMNVDFVDLNLGCPLDIVCNKGSGAALMMRDKRLRSSVEGILETLTCPISIKMRTGWEMTKPFAHNLVQKIQSWGLDGISAVMIHGRSRLQRYAKEADWDYISMVAKSQDMSLTTIPVIGNGDIFSYQDFEEKIAREGVNSCAMLARGALIKPWLPTEIKERRHWDISASERLDILKDFARFGMEHWGTDQQGINNCRRFLLEWLSFLHRYCPVGLLEVLPQHMNQRPPAYICGRSDLETLLLSPDSSDWIKISEMLLGPVPDGFRFEPKHKAKGFKSEG from the coding sequence GACAAAAAattcaagaagaaacgcCCTCGCGACGCCCGCATTGACTCGGCGGCAAAGGTTTGCCTCGCGATTATTCGTGGCGAATCGTGTCCCTACGGGGACGGTTGCCGCTTTTCACACGACATGAAAGAGTTCATGGCGAGCCGTCCCGAAGATATAAACAATAAGATCTTGGGCAGCGTCTGTCCATACATTGAGCTTTATGGGTATTGTGTCTATGGCGCCATGTGCCGCCTTGGAGCGTCGCACATTAACATGTCTACTGGCGAAAACATTCGAAAGGACATTGATGGTCCGAAGCCCAAGCCAATCTTAAATACTCTACCGAAGGAAGTGCAAATTCAGCTACGCAAAAAGTCTTACCCGTTCAAGCACCAGCGCTACAACGAACGGGGTGGAAAGAATTCCAGGGAGACCACAGCTCCAAAAGACACCGAGAAAGTGACGGATGATGCGCTGGAGCCACCATCAAATACATCCGCTGAAGAAGGGAGAGCTAGTTCGTCGATTGATATGTCCCCCCTTCCGGATCGTACGCGTAAGCTTATCgatttttccaagaaagTATATGTTGCTCCACTTACGACTGTCGGAAATCTGCCTTTTCGGCGAATAATGAAAAAATTCGGCGCTGATATTACCTGCGGCGAGATGGCCGTTGCAACCAATCTACTCTCGGGTCAAAGCTCCGAGTGGGCGTTGCTTAAGAGGCATCCGGAGGAGGACATTTTCGGTGTGCAGATTGCTGCTGGCTATCCGGACGTGTTTGCGAGAACCTGTGAGTTGATTGAAAACGAAATGAACGTCGACTTTGTGGATTTGAATCTAGGCTGCCCATTGGATATTGTTTGCAACAAAGGATCTGGCGCTGCACTCATGATGCGGGACAAACGCCTTAGATCGTCGGTTGAAGGTATTTTGGAAACTCTCACATGTCCTATTTCTATTAAGATGCGGACTGGTTGGGAGATGACCAAGCCGTTTGCTCACAACCTTGTACAGAAAATTCAAAGCTGGGGACTCGATGGCATCAGTGCTGTCATGATACACGGAAGGTCCCGCCTTCAACGCTATGCTAAGGAAGCAGACTGGGACTACATCAGTATGGTAGCCAAGAGTCAGGATATGTCGCTAACTACAATTCCGGTGATTGGGAACGGCGATATATTTTCGTACCAAGACTTTGAAGAGAAGATCGCTCGCGAAGGGGTCAACTCCTGCGCGATGCTTGCCAGAGGTGCTCTCATTAAGCCTTGGTTGCCAACCGAGATTAAAGAGCGTCGGCATTGGGACATATCTGCGTCTGAAAGGCTTGACATTCTAAAAGATTTCGCTCGATTCGGCATGGAGCACTGGGGAACTGACCAGCAGGGAATCAACAACTGTCGCCGGTTTCTTCTGGAATGGCTCTCCTTCCTCCATCGTTACTGCCCGGTTGGTTTATTAGAAGTGTTGCCGCAGCATATGAATCAACGACCACCCGCCTACATTTGCGGTCGCAGCGACTTGGAGACTCTGTTGTTGTCGCCGGATAGCTCCGATTGGATCAAAATATCTGAGATGCTCCTCGGTCCCGTTCCCGAcggttttcgtttcgaacCAAAGCACAAGGCGAAGGGTTTCAAATCGGAAGGATAA
- a CDS encoding predicted protein translates to MRVVAPWEVTETSLYRDHGKRRRKPQTKQQPDPVEADSDLLVSARFVTTATTPRKRSKTVRNGHDIFVEDVMPSLVLTSEHRVLVFGEFQSENGSNAGIRESKVMEYGTRADKAAAFLSSSTTPQKVSKGFTARHIPVVLDATNSRFYGLQNGNTRLISWNTCHGPEECTSVKLDEPALCMSSIHTTQACFVCGTLASERVFIATSDDENLSLKCFTQAELPVNALYVGSFAILEKTHVNQEESGSKRKAETPSSGDEVFFFQFFSKQNSFIMVRHHFSGLSNGIANASRVNIQSATIPMIGESSALIAYPKLLGVDKGSQSAVLLYSTFGDDNGTGKHQFFVSISLQSGDIATVPMQLPDSAQQAALLGASVLAVGSHDDIQLIDIVRGAEIGSISVRSVADAADYLLVGDPICPKLAILFTKEGKLWVASTSLDSETVSTQFALSTSLALALRTNKAPKLSGPSLFEKPLSGVSLDLKSDSFNDAFATGIFWLNECFDQVLKDSMANASLLEAFEKCLCSFHEKTCFKTSEGVGNAENPQDAIVEKTPTQKNGTHKIGLNGNVLQTFNGKNGNYSRRVREPSMIPRPFVDHIVPMLIHIFLHSTNPKQSRLFREGSILLETVIKTGKLSARTFNFTTFVKILDALDSCNERIYTPVEFSFDFLEYCVDVSERQIAVILQFTISKLNAIDFAKKIRSLKGSMLNRNVSSLLERFMEDPLNESIATQLISYGSMLLMKQIIGYSAYNESLLFHALKASLNREEVAVAVMLLLRLQSSMKIPITKQASSMHMRIFKFLACLTDSLRSPLSASEVSLVEKVKKVVDAETSRTETIIHLQPTIIQTAPARQQKSSRLSATVHENINFKQLAPYQIERLLL, encoded by the coding sequence ATGAGAGTGGTTGCTCCCTGGGAGGTTACGGAGACGTCTCTGTATCGAGATCATGGCAAACGGAGAAGGAAACCACAAACAAAGCAACAACCCGATCCGGTCGAAGCTGACAGTGACCTGCTTGTTTCGGCTCGGTTTGTGACTACCGCGACTACGCCGCGAAAACGGTCAAAGACAGTCCGAAATGGCCATGACATTTTCGTCGAGGATGTAATGCCATCTTTGGTGTTGACTTCCGAACACCGCGTTCTTGTCTTTGGAGAATTTCAAAGCGAAAACGGTTCGAACGCTGGAATCCGAGAAAGCAAGGTGATGGAATATGGTACGCGTGCTGACAAGGCCGCTGCATTCTTGAGTTCTTCGACAACACCGCAGAAGGTGTCGAAAGGATTTACAGCTCGTCATATACCTGTGGTTCTCGACGCGACAAACAGTCGGTTTTACGGTCTGCAGAACGGAAATACTCGATTGATAAGTTGGAATACATGTCATGGCCCAGAGGAATGCACGAGCGTCAAATTGGACGAACCAGCTCTATGCATGTCTTCGATACACACCACACAAGCATGCTTCGTTTGCGGTACTCTTGCGTCAGAACGCGTCTTTATCGCTACATCAGATGACGAGAATTTATCGCTCAAATGTTTTACCCAAGCCGAGCTGCCAGTCAACGCCCTTTACGTCGGATCTTTTGCGATTTTAGAGAAAACGCATGTTAACCAGGAAGAGTCAGGTAGCAAGAGAAAGGCAGAGACTCCTTCGTCCGGTGATGAAGTAttcttttttcaatttttttcaaaacaaaATAGCTTCATCATGGTTCGACATCACTTCTCTGGTTTGTCGAACGGTATTGCAAACGCCTCCAGGGTAAATATCCAGAGCGCTACGATACCGATGATAGGTGAATCTTCTGCGTTGATAGCGTATCCTAAGCTTCTTGGTGTTGATAAAGGGAGCCAATCTGCGGTTCTGCTGTACTCCACATTCGGCGACGACAACGGAACGGGCAAACATCAGTTCTTTGTTTCGATTTCGTTGCAATCGGGAGATATTGCCACCGTTCCTATGCAGCTACCCGACTCTGCCCAACAAGCAGCGCTTTTAGGTGCATCGGTGTTAGCGGTGGGGTCCCACGATGACATCCAGCTCATCGATATAGTTCGCGGAGCTGAGATTGGTTCGATCTCCGTGCGCAGCGTAGCAGATGCTGCTGATTATTTACTCGTCGGAGATCCAATTTGCCCGAAACTCGCAATTCTGTTtacaaaagaaggaaaactGTGGGTTGCATCTACTTCCTTGGACTCAGAGACTGTATCCACGCAATTTGCCCTCTCTACGTCACTAGCATTAGCTCTACGCACGAATAAGGCTCCCAAGTTGTCTGGGCCGTCGCTTTTCGAGAAGCCCCTCTCAGGCGTGAGCTTAGATTTGAAGTCTGATTCATTCAATGATGCTTTTGCTACGGGCATTTTTTGGTTGAATGAGTGCTTCGACCAAGTGCTCAAAGATAGTATGGCAAACGCATCTCTTCTcgaagcttttgaaaaatGTCTCTGTTCGTTCCACGAGAAGACTTGTTTCAAAACGAGCGAGGGAGTTGGCAATGCTGAGAACCCTCAAGATGCGATCGTTGAGAAGACTCCGACGCAGAAAAATGGAACCCATAAAATCGGTCTGAACGGGAACGTACTGCAAACTTTCAACGGCAAGAACGGAAACTACTCGCGTAGGGTCCGGGAGCCGTCCATGATTCCAAGGCCCTTTGTTGATCACATCGTACCAATGCTAATCCACATATTCCTTCACTCAACAAATCCCAAGCAGTCAAGGTTGTTCAGGGAAGGTAGTATTCTTCTTGAGACTGTAATAAAGACAGGGAAGTTGTCGGCGAGGACGTTCAATTTTACAACATTTGTAAAGATtttggatgctttggacTCGTGCAATGAAAGAATATACACTCCAGTTGAATTTAGTTTCGATTTTCTTGAGTATTGCGTGGATGTCTCAGAGAGACAGATTGCAGTCATCCTACAATTCACCATATCGAAGTTGAATGCCATAGATTTTGCAAAAAAAATCCGATCTTTAAAAGGTAGCATGCTCAACAGAAACGTATCTTCGCTTTTAGAGCGCTTCATGGAAGACCCTCTGAATGAAAGTATTGCAACTCAATTGATTTCATATGGAAGCATGCTACTTATGAAACAAATTATCGGATACTCTGCCTACAACGAGTCCTTGCTTTTTCATGCCCTGAAAGCAAGTTTAAATCGGGAAGAGGTCGCGGTTGCAGTCATGCTGCTGCTGCGTCTCCAGTCTTCCATGAAAATCCCGATTACCAAGCAGGCGTCGAGCATGCATATGCGGATCTTCAAATTCCTAGCATGCTTAACCGATTCCTTACGATCGCCGCTGTCCGCTTCTGAGGTGAGCCTCGTGGAGAAAGTAAAGAAAGTTGTCGATGCTGAGACTTCGAGAACGGAGACAATTATTCACCTTCAGCCTACAATTATTCAAACTGCACCAGCTAGGCAGCAGAAAAGCTCCAGGTTATCAGCAACTGTGCACGAAAACATAAACTTCAAACAGCTCGCGCCCTACCAGATTGAGCGACTTCTTTTGTAA
- a CDS encoding predicted protein, giving the protein MNLRDDSISDFLEFLSRPESSAASLLWKDEPKATDMLRRTCKVLFQRTEHLAKKHPTIMKDNSISSGLSALPELYMGSVDDSVDAETLWGQVELQNEALQKLLKRSVAQLAKIAEEGGSSIKLLDDVLSGDNDGEISVEDHIERQDHEALNVNVDDATRRVWERMERAMDDVDEEDPSDNSVNNIVVGEEDERRSVDASSIEDPAADELNDGFFDINDMEAFADEEEEYLPDEAFGSIPPDSSETADNRSFHQKQRDGYFDNNSEEVLDDELRRGKESQGNRKKYREDDEIGALYKLYDTPRDDDTNGEDADPVNVKAVDVFGKPKEKDFKKWNSRVRNKANDKGNDGDDDAWNEDGVDQAIASKTTGWNNDEEESDAVIEFSRGDTSSLYKEHGESKIEIDQRLKAGSSTFTKQQERLRRQTEELEREMIAEKPWQMTESTPEFERAAKLAPVITIEHTADLEEIIKNRIIADDWDDLVPRELPDIGFGQKKGELPEVSQEKSKLGLGELYEREYLKKAIGYDVSAAEKESEEEKAKSEMKTLFANLCSKLDALSNYHFAPRPIAEEAEVRPVTKPAIAMEEVLPLHVSNARGVAAEEVYGAKRGREAILRNETELDQKDRKRARSLKKTARRKARKEKQADEKLISRLQPGLGLNNPYERRKMREELSEARARGKVTTGETDMNEYGGSGTFFKRMQEEAEQSINDRKTDGSGKKNVRLHPKSSSLKL; this is encoded by the exons ATGAATCTGCGAGATGATTCAATATCAGATTTTCTGGAATTTTTGTCTCGTCCAGAATCTTCAGCTGCAAGCctgctttggaaagatgAACCCAAAGCGACCGATATGCTCCGTCGCACCTGCAAggttcttttccaacgcaCTGAACATCTCGCAAAGAAGCACCCCACCATAATGAAAGATAACAGCATAAGTTCGGGGCTTTCCGCTCTACCTGAGCTTTACATGGGCAGCGTAGACGACTCGGTTGATGCCGAAACTCTTTGGGGTCAGGTTGAACTGCAAAATGAAGCTTTGCAGAAGCTGCTGAAGAGATCAGTGGCACAGCTCGCTAAGATCGCAGAGGAAGGAGGATCGTCTATCAAACTTCTTGATGACGTTTTGAGTGGAGATAATGACGGCGAAATTTCTGTTGAGGATCACATCGAAAGGCAAGACCATGAAGCATTGAACGTGAATGTTGATGACGCAACCCGACGGGTTTGGGAACGTATGGAGCGTGCTATGGacgacgtggacgaagaggatCCATCGGATAACAGTGTAAACAACATAGTGGTCGGAGAAGAAGACGAGCGTAGATCTGTTGATGCAAGTTCGATCGAAGACCCTGCAGCTGACGAGCTCAATGACGGGTTCTTTGACATAAATGATATGGAGGCTTtcgccgacgaagaggaagagtaTCTTCCCGACGAAGCTTTTGGTTCTATACCACCTGATTCATCAGAGACAGCTGATAATCGATCGTTCCACCAGAAGCAGCGCGACGGATATTTTGACAACAACTCCGAGGAAGTTCTCGACGATGAGCTTCGTCGTGGAAAGGAATCTCAAGGAAATCGAAAGAAATATCGAGAAGATGACGAGATTGGGGCACTTTATAAACTTTACGATACTCCTCGAGACGACGATACAAATGGCGAAGATGCTGATCCCGTGAACGTGAAAGCTGTTGAtgtttttggaaagccaAAGGAGAAGGATTTTAAGAAATGGAATTCTCGAGTGAGAAATAAAGCAAACGACAAAGGcaacgacggcgacgacgatgcaTGGAACGAAGATGGTGTTGATCAAGCTATAGCTAGCAAAACGACAGGTTGGAAtaatgacgaagaagagtCCGATGCGGTTATTGAATTTAGCCGTGGTGATACATCATCATTGTACAAAGAACATGGCGAAAGCAAAATCGAAATCGATCAGAGATTAAAAGCGGGAAGTTCTACTTTTACGAAACAACAAGAGAGGCTTCGTCGTCAGACAGAAGAACTAGAAAGGGAAATGATAGCTGAAAAGCCTTGGCAAATGACTG AGTCGACGCCGGAATTTGAGCGCGCTGCCAAATTGGCACCGGTTATCACAATAGAGCACACAGCGGATCTCGAGGAAATTATCAAAAATCGCATCATTGCTGACGATTGGGATGACTTGGTGCCTCGAGAGCTGCCTGATATTGGCTTTGGTCAAAAGAAAGGCGAGTTACCGGAAGTTAGCCAAGAAAAGTCCAAGCTGGGCCTAGGTGAGCTTTACGAGCGCGAATATCTCAAGAAGGCTATAGGCTACGATGTGTCTGCTGCTGAAAAAGAAtcagaagaagagaaagcaAAAAGTGAAATGAAGACACTCTTCGCAAACCTTTGTAGCAAGCTTGATGCTTTATCCAACTATCACTTCGCGCCACGCCCTATTGCAGAGGAGGCTGAGGTGCGACCTGTCACTAAGCCAGCGATTGCGATGGAGGAAGTTTTGCCTTTGCATGTAAGTAATGCTCGTGGTGTCGCGGCCGAAGAGGTGTACGGCGCGAAACGTGGTAGGGAAGCCATTCTCCGAAACGAAACCGAGCTTGACCAAAAGGATCGGAAGCGCGCCAGAAGCTTAAAAAAGACGGCTAGGCGGAAAGCAAGAAAGGAGAAACAAGCGGACGAGAAACTCATCTCTCGGCTTCAACCCGGGCTTGGGCTTAATAACCCTTACGAACGCAGGAAAATGCGTGAAGAACTATCTGAGGCAAGGGCACGAGGCAAGGTCACAACTGGCGAAACTGACATGAACGAGTACGGCGGTAGTGGGACTTTCTTTAAGCGCATGCAGGAAGAAGCTGAGCAGTCTATTAATGATCGTAAGACTGATGGGTCAGGGAAGAAAAATGTGCGCTTGCACCCCAAGTCAAGTTCACTGAAGCTTTAA